In the genome of Polaribacter sp. MED152, one region contains:
- a CDS encoding helix-turn-helix transcriptional regulator, with amino-acid sequence MAIVVNLDVMLAKRKMRSKELAEIIGITTANLSILKSGKAKAIRFSTLEAICKALDCQPADILEYQQD; translated from the coding sequence ATGGCAATTGTAGTAAATTTAGATGTAATGCTTGCCAAACGCAAAATGCGGAGTAAAGAATTGGCAGAAATAATAGGTATAACAACTGCTAACTTATCCATTCTAAAATCTGGTAAGGCAAAAGCAATTCGTTTTTCTACTTTAGAAGCCATTTGCAAGGCTTTAGATTGTCAGCCAGCAGATATTTTAGAATATCAACAAGATTAA
- the dxs gene encoding 1-deoxy-D-xylulose-5-phosphate synthase, whose product MKNLLANISNPSDLRKLNADQLPELAKDLRAFIIDIVATKEGHLGASLGVVELTIALHYLFDTPNDLLVWDVGHQAYGHKILTDRKAVFHTNRQFKGIAGFPSRQESNFDTFGVGHSSTSISAALGMAIASNLKGETNKHHIAVIGDASIASGMAFEALNHAGVSKANILIILNDNAIGIDPSVGALKEYLTRVKTDKKLAAQNNIIKALNFDYSGPVDGHDIPKLLAELDRLKQVKGPKFLHVITTKGKGLQKAEEDQITYHAPGKFDKISGERLPKEANSFTKYQDVFGKTVLELAKKNSKIVAITPAMLTGSSLKLMMQELPNRTFDVGIAEQHAVTLAAGMATQGLVPFCNIYSTFLQRAYDQVIHDVALQNLPVIFCLDRAGLVGEDGATHHGVFDIAYLRCIPNLIVFAPRNEIELRNILYTAQLGLENPIAIRYPRGYGKIKNWEVAYSKIEIGKGFCLKEGSEIAVLSVGTISENIIEAIANSNNKETIAHYDMRFVKPLDEKLLETIFHKFSKIITIEDGTVKGGFGSAIVEFAAKNSFKNDIKIIGVPDNFITHGSILELQKEIGLDVKSLTKLFSKT is encoded by the coding sequence ATGAAAAACTTATTAGCCAACATATCAAATCCTTCAGATTTAAGAAAACTGAATGCAGATCAATTGCCTGAATTGGCAAAAGATTTAAGAGCTTTTATTATAGATATTGTGGCTACAAAAGAAGGTCATTTAGGAGCAAGCTTAGGTGTTGTGGAATTAACTATTGCACTTCATTATTTATTTGACACTCCTAATGATTTATTAGTTTGGGATGTAGGTCATCAAGCTTATGGCCATAAAATTTTAACCGATAGAAAAGCAGTTTTTCATACCAATAGACAATTTAAAGGCATTGCAGGATTTCCTTCTAGACAAGAAAGCAACTTTGATACTTTTGGTGTTGGCCACTCCTCTACATCTATTTCTGCAGCTTTAGGCATGGCTATAGCATCAAATTTAAAAGGTGAAACAAATAAACATCATATTGCTGTTATTGGAGATGCTTCTATTGCAAGTGGAATGGCTTTTGAAGCCTTAAATCATGCAGGAGTTTCTAAAGCAAACATCCTCATTATTTTAAATGATAATGCAATAGGTATAGACCCTTCAGTAGGTGCTTTAAAAGAATATTTAACACGAGTTAAGACTGATAAAAAATTAGCAGCCCAGAACAACATTATCAAAGCCTTAAATTTTGATTATTCAGGTCCTGTAGATGGCCATGATATACCTAAATTACTCGCGGAATTAGATCGATTAAAACAGGTTAAGGGCCCTAAATTTTTGCACGTTATTACTACCAAAGGTAAAGGTTTACAAAAGGCAGAGGAAGATCAAATTACCTATCATGCACCAGGAAAATTTGATAAAATTTCTGGTGAGCGATTGCCTAAAGAGGCTAATTCATTCACCAAGTATCAAGACGTATTTGGTAAAACTGTTTTAGAATTGGCTAAAAAGAACTCTAAAATTGTAGCAATTACGCCAGCAATGTTAACTGGTAGTTCGCTTAAGTTAATGATGCAAGAATTACCAAATAGAACTTTTGATGTTGGTATTGCAGAACAACATGCAGTTACGCTTGCAGCAGGAATGGCTACTCAGGGTTTAGTGCCCTTTTGTAATATCTATTCTACATTTTTACAGCGAGCTTATGATCAGGTCATACATGATGTTGCCCTGCAAAATTTACCTGTAATTTTTTGCTTGGATAGAGCTGGTTTGGTTGGTGAAGATGGTGCCACGCATCATGGTGTTTTTGATATTGCTTACTTAAGGTGTATTCCTAATTTAATTGTTTTTGCTCCTAGAAATGAAATTGAATTGCGAAATATTTTATACACAGCTCAGCTTGGTTTAGAAAATCCGATTGCAATTAGATATCCTAGAGGATATGGAAAAATTAAAAATTGGGAAGTAGCGTATTCTAAAATTGAAATAGGCAAAGGGTTTTGCCTAAAAGAAGGATCTGAAATAGCAGTACTTTCTGTTGGTACTATTAGTGAAAATATTATAGAAGCCATTGCAAACTCAAATAATAAAGAGACCATTGCTCATTATGATATGCGTTTCGTAAAACCATTAGATGAAAAGTTATTAGAAACCATATTCCACAAATTTTCTAAAATTATTACCATAGAAGATGGCACAGTAAAAGGTGGCTTTGGTTCAGCTATTGTAGAATTTGCTGCCAAAAATAGTTTTAAAAACGATATTAAAATAATTGGAGTTCCTGATAATTTTATAACGCATGGAAGCATTTTAGAGTTACAAAAAGAAATAGGTTTAGATGTTAAATCTTTAACTAAATTATTTTCTAAAACATAA
- a CDS encoding T9SS type A sorting domain-containing protein, with amino-acid sequence MKKVNYLLIALLSVISISCNIENKQETKTSSETKIKVINEKKTKKSPNTRLKKGIEHMADYQKEIRKPIDAEKSTYKNGYLIEEFKKARKRRIPSKSAKEITAVFTERGPANVPGRTRGIAVDPTDANRWFFGTVGGGVWLTEDAGTTFTNITDSTIPNLATSTIVISPQDKNTLYVGTGEPYGNLGAIGGSGVYKTTDGGATWTNLPNTANFGDVGRIILNPTDKNNVLVGTTSGIYRTTDGGATWSQTYVSSDTVEDLDADPTDFNIQYGSVGNFGIVKSTDGGLTWSTSFDRANFNPSHGRFELAVSAADSNYIYLSVYSASGGTYTNTDFYVSSDKGESYTKLTTTSPNANLVTGQGWYDNIIMAHPYDVNTFYVGGVAVFKVTVTGTTFSFQSIASGYDSTQINDEVHVDQHGMSYILGNNQEFRILLANDGGVYSTDFSVNPGAIDGSWSATVAGKNSTQFYAATKQNGEDNYIAGAQDNGSWISSGDNSSITKSYQKILGGDGFEAVWHYNKPGNFIVASQNYGNIGRYIDYNGALTSFDDSGNGSLSPFYSKLSNVDNNPNVVFAISTNGVWRSTDFGGFWRLSSISNNFAPSASSALNVESSTANPNIVWAGAAMTESGSYVMHVSQDNGQTFSATGVYDNPNGDQNLFITGIAPSYTEANRAYVSFASQGAAKILKTEDLGQTWTDISGFANRELRGFPDVAVHCVLEMPFDENVIWAGTDIGIVETLDGGTTWNMVDGFIPVATYDLRIVNDQVVISTYGRGVWSATVTELASYTLPAYLVAPDVALRQKGIDDSSTIVEYNATVEDVTRAKFFVDDVEVDQVIQDYTTGVTYTFETAALSEGTHKIGVQLFDDNVGLETGIAEEFVNIINFNAPASNVNIAQFEESDVYTLDGGFKIDNALYFTEDVLNSAEHPYVANKTYTTILKQPLVISQGSNTLTYTDVAIVEPYTDNLADLTSFYDYVTIEASTDLQNWVTLDKYDARRYSDWLSTYNDPFAVYTDNLFKTQTINLIDKGLVAGQTVVFRFRLVTDAGVNSYGWAIKSINAATASVQDVIDNKELFAVYPTVSNGNFTIYAGESFAKTKIKIYDVSGREAYNSSVDFSSQKEKQMSINLNAGMYILNLIDDKGVRTSKKIIIQ; translated from the coding sequence ATGAAAAAAGTTAACTACCTTTTAATAGCACTTTTAAGTGTAATCTCTATTTCTTGTAATATAGAAAACAAGCAAGAAACTAAAACTTCTTCTGAAACTAAAATTAAAGTTATTAATGAAAAGAAGACGAAGAAAAGTCCAAATACAAGACTTAAAAAGGGTATTGAACACATGGCAGATTATCAAAAGGAAATTAGAAAACCTATTGATGCTGAAAAATCTACTTATAAAAATGGCTATTTAATAGAAGAATTTAAAAAGGCTAGAAAACGAAGAATACCTAGCAAAAGTGCCAAAGAAATTACAGCCGTTTTTACGGAAAGAGGGCCTGCAAACGTACCAGGAAGAACTAGAGGTATAGCAGTAGATCCTACAGATGCAAACAGATGGTTTTTTGGTACAGTAGGTGGTGGAGTTTGGCTTACAGAAGATGCAGGAACTACGTTTACGAATATAACAGATAGTACAATTCCTAACTTGGCAACATCAACAATCGTTATTAGTCCTCAAGACAAAAACACGCTATATGTAGGTACAGGAGAACCTTATGGTAATTTGGGTGCTATTGGTGGCTCAGGTGTTTATAAAACTACAGATGGTGGTGCTACTTGGACTAATTTGCCAAATACCGCTAATTTTGGAGATGTAGGAAGAATTATACTTAATCCAACTGATAAAAACAATGTACTTGTAGGTACAACTAGCGGAATTTATAGAACTACAGATGGTGGTGCTACTTGGTCTCAAACCTATGTTTCTTCTGATACTGTAGAAGATTTAGATGCAGATCCTACAGATTTTAATATTCAGTATGGTTCAGTGGGTAATTTCGGAATCGTAAAAAGCACAGATGGTGGTTTAACTTGGTCTACTTCTTTTGATAGAGCCAATTTTAACCCAAGTCATGGTCGTTTTGAATTGGCAGTATCTGCTGCAGATAGCAATTACATTTATTTAAGTGTTTATTCTGCAAGTGGTGGTACTTATACCAATACAGATTTTTATGTTTCTTCAGATAAAGGGGAGTCATATACAAAGTTAACAACCACAAGTCCTAATGCAAATTTAGTTACAGGTCAAGGTTGGTATGATAATATTATCATGGCACATCCTTATGATGTAAATACGTTCTATGTTGGTGGTGTAGCTGTCTTTAAAGTAACTGTAACTGGTACTACTTTTAGTTTTCAATCGATAGCATCTGGTTATGACAGCACTCAAATAAATGATGAAGTTCACGTAGATCAGCATGGAATGAGTTATATTCTTGGAAACAATCAAGAATTTCGAATTTTGTTGGCAAATGATGGTGGAGTTTATAGCACAGATTTTAGTGTAAATCCAGGGGCTATAGATGGTTCTTGGTCTGCAACTGTAGCAGGTAAAAATAGTACTCAATTTTATGCAGCTACAAAACAAAATGGAGAAGACAATTATATAGCAGGTGCTCAAGATAATGGTTCTTGGATTTCTTCTGGAGACAATTCAAGCATTACAAAATCGTATCAAAAAATATTAGGGGGAGATGGTTTTGAAGCTGTTTGGCATTACAACAAACCAGGTAATTTTATAGTAGCTTCTCAAAACTATGGTAATATTGGTAGATATATAGATTATAATGGAGCATTAACTAGTTTTGATGATTCAGGAAATGGAAGTTTATCTCCTTTTTACTCGAAATTATCTAATGTAGATAACAATCCAAATGTAGTATTTGCAATTTCAACAAACGGAGTTTGGAGATCTACAGATTTTGGTGGTTTTTGGAGATTAAGTAGTATTTCTAATAATTTTGCACCAAGTGCTTCTAGTGCTTTAAATGTAGAATCATCTACTGCAAACCCAAATATAGTTTGGGCAGGTGCAGCAATGACAGAAAGTGGTTCTTATGTAATGCATGTATCACAAGACAATGGTCAAACATTTAGTGCAACAGGCGTATATGACAATCCAAATGGAGATCAAAACTTATTCATTACAGGAATTGCTCCTTCTTACACAGAAGCAAACAGAGCTTACGTTTCATTCGCTTCTCAAGGTGCAGCAAAAATTTTAAAAACAGAAGATTTAGGTCAGACTTGGACAGATATTTCTGGCTTTGCAAATAGAGAGTTAAGAGGTTTTCCAGATGTAGCAGTTCACTGTGTTTTAGAGATGCCTTTTGATGAAAATGTAATTTGGGCAGGTACAGATATTGGTATTGTAGAAACGTTAGATGGTGGTACAACTTGGAATATGGTTGATGGCTTTATACCTGTGGCTACTTACGATCTAAGAATCGTAAACGATCAAGTTGTGATTTCAACTTATGGTAGAGGAGTTTGGTCTGCTACAGTAACAGAATTAGCAAGTTATACTTTGCCTGCATATTTAGTAGCGCCAGATGTTGCTTTAAGACAAAAAGGTATTGATGATTCAAGTACAATTGTAGAATACAATGCAACTGTAGAAGATGTAACAAGAGCTAAGTTTTTTGTAGATGATGTAGAAGTAGATCAAGTAATTCAAGATTATACTACAGGTGTAACTTATACTTTTGAAACAGCAGCATTATCTGAAGGAACTCATAAAATTGGAGTGCAACTTTTTGATGATAATGTTGGTTTAGAAACTGGTATTGCTGAAGAGTTTGTGAATATTATTAACTTTAATGCGCCAGCTTCCAATGTAAATATTGCACAGTTCGAAGAATCTGACGTGTATACTTTAGATGGTGGCTTTAAAATTGATAATGCACTTTATTTTACAGAAGATGTTTTAAATTCAGCAGAACATCCTTATGTTGCCAATAAAACGTATACTACCATTTTAAAGCAGCCTCTAGTTATTTCTCAAGGTAGTAATACCTTAACCTATACAGATGTTGCAATTGTAGAACCGTATACAGATAATTTGGCTGATTTAACTTCTTTCTACGATTATGTAACTATAGAAGCTTCTACAGATTTACAAAACTGGGTAACTTTAGATAAGTATGATGCTAGAAGATACTCTGATTGGTTAAGTACCTATAATGATCCTTTTGCAGTTTATACAGACAATCTTTTTAAAACGCAAACCATCAATTTAATTGATAAAGGTTTAGTTGCTGGGCAAACTGTAGTTTTCAGATTTAGATTGGTTACAGATGCAGGTGTAAATTCATATGGTTGGGCCATAAAATCTATAAATGCAGCAACAGCTTCTGTACAAGATGTTATTGATAATAAAGAGTTGTTTGCAGTATATCCAACAGTTTCAAATGGTAATTTTACTATTTACGCAGGTGAAAGTTTTGCAAAAACAAAAATTAAAATATATGATGTTTCTGGAAGAGAAGCTTATAATTCTTCTGTAGATTTTAGCTCACAGAAAGAAAAGCAGATGAGCATTAATTTAAATGCAGGGATGTACATTCTGAATTTAATTGATGATAAAGGAGTAAGGACTTCTAAGAAAATAATTATTCAATAA
- a CDS encoding DPP IV N-terminal domain-containing protein: MKKNTLFFVFLFAISIVFAQETPKPNYRQAAKYSPKNLAKMVHSTSVSPHWLKKGNRFWYAYKTSEGSNHYIVDVDKKTKKPLFDNVKMAKWLTEITKDPYDAKHLPRFNIKFNEAENAIRFRVTSTEEVEVVDEDKKEQKKDSTSTKKAKKKKPKMEKKTYHLEYRLGSNRLTILDTKKPEKKPWQRWANIAPDSSIVLYGKNHNIYWMDKVNFKKFIKDEKDTTVVENQWTTDGEENYGYTWGGRGQDNEDVEKNKDKRKGVWGTWSHDSKKFVFEKSDSRHIKDLWVINSTGKKRPTLETYKYHMPGEQEYYKSELMIFDIPTKTHVTVPLDTVRQQSINVFRAPRKQSQRDDEFTPSLLLSKKGKLYFSVISRDRKKYDINVADLETGEYKTLIEERFNTYIESRPLVLFNNETEMLHWAERDGWAHFYLYDADGNLKNQVTEGDYHVDSFEGLDEKSRTLYFTANGVNKEQDPYYLHTYKINLNGSGMRTLDPGNFTKRTSMSDSNQYFVSNYSRVNTVPKSEVRDANGRKVMDLETADLSQLFASGYKFPEPFKVKADDGITDIYGVMYKPFDMDTTKVYPLLEYVYPGPQTEAVNKSFSYRMDRLDRMAQVGFVVITLGNRGGHPDRSKWYHNYGYGNLRDYGLADKKYVAQQLANKHKFIDIEKVGIYGHSGGGFMSTAAMLVYPDFFKAAVSSAGNHDNNVYNSWWSETHHGVKEEIDEKGKISHKYKIDDNQSLAKNLKGHLMLIHGDMDNNVHPAGTIRMANELIKAKKRFKFMIMPGQRHGFGRMTEYSFWLRADHFSKYLLGEENMDVDFMFMNMDEPKNR; this comes from the coding sequence ATGAAAAAAAATACTCTATTTTTTGTGTTTCTTTTTGCAATTTCTATTGTGTTTGCGCAAGAAACTCCAAAACCTAATTATAGACAGGCAGCCAAATATTCGCCTAAGAATCTGGCTAAAATGGTACATTCTACTTCAGTGAGCCCTCATTGGTTAAAAAAAGGAAACCGTTTTTGGTATGCCTATAAAACATCAGAAGGTTCTAATCATTACATAGTAGATGTAGATAAAAAAACAAAAAAACCACTATTTGACAATGTAAAAATGGCAAAGTGGTTGACTGAAATTACTAAAGATCCCTATGATGCTAAGCATCTGCCAAGATTCAATATCAAATTTAATGAGGCAGAAAATGCTATTCGTTTTAGAGTAACTTCTACAGAAGAAGTAGAGGTTGTAGATGAGGATAAAAAAGAACAGAAAAAAGATTCTACTTCTACCAAGAAGGCTAAAAAGAAAAAGCCAAAAATGGAGAAGAAAACGTATCACCTAGAGTATAGATTAGGTAGCAATCGTTTAACCATTTTAGATACCAAAAAGCCAGAAAAAAAGCCTTGGCAACGTTGGGCAAATATTGCTCCAGATAGTTCTATTGTTTTGTATGGTAAAAATCATAACATCTATTGGATGGACAAAGTAAACTTTAAAAAGTTTATCAAAGATGAAAAAGATACTACTGTTGTAGAAAACCAATGGACCACAGATGGTGAAGAAAACTATGGCTATACTTGGGGTGGTAGAGGACAAGATAATGAAGATGTAGAAAAAAATAAAGACAAAAGAAAAGGAGTTTGGGGTACATGGTCTCATGATTCTAAAAAGTTTGTATTCGAAAAATCGGATTCTAGACATATTAAAGATTTATGGGTAATTAATTCTACAGGTAAGAAAAGACCAACTTTAGAAACATATAAATACCACATGCCAGGAGAACAAGAGTATTACAAATCAGAACTAATGATTTTTGATATTCCAACAAAAACGCATGTTACAGTTCCTTTAGATACAGTTCGTCAGCAAAGTATAAATGTGTTTAGAGCACCAAGGAAGCAGTCTCAAAGAGATGATGAGTTTACACCATCTTTACTATTATCTAAAAAAGGTAAATTATACTTTAGTGTAATTTCTAGAGATCGTAAAAAGTATGATATTAATGTTGCAGATTTAGAAACAGGTGAGTATAAAACTTTAATTGAAGAACGTTTTAATACATATATAGAGTCTAGACCATTGGTACTGTTTAACAATGAAACAGAAATGTTGCATTGGGCAGAAAGAGATGGTTGGGCACATTTCTATTTATATGATGCAGATGGTAATTTAAAAAACCAAGTTACAGAAGGTGATTATCATGTAGATAGTTTTGAAGGTTTAGATGAAAAAAGTAGAACCTTATATTTTACAGCGAATGGTGTAAATAAAGAACAAGATCCTTATTACTTACACACTTACAAAATCAATCTAAATGGTTCTGGAATGCGAACTTTAGATCCTGGTAATTTTACAAAACGTACAAGTATGTCAGACTCTAATCAATACTTTGTTAGTAATTACTCTAGGGTAAATACAGTGCCAAAATCAGAAGTGAGAGATGCTAATGGACGTAAAGTAATGGATTTAGAAACTGCAGATTTATCTCAATTGTTTGCATCAGGATATAAATTTCCTGAACCTTTTAAAGTAAAAGCTGATGATGGAATTACTGATATTTATGGTGTAATGTATAAACCTTTTGATATGGATACCACAAAGGTATATCCGTTATTAGAATATGTTTATCCAGGGCCACAAACAGAGGCTGTAAACAAATCTTTTTCTTATAGAATGGATAGGTTAGACAGAATGGCTCAAGTTGGTTTTGTGGTTATAACTTTAGGAAACAGAGGTGGTCATCCAGACAGGTCTAAATGGTATCATAATTATGGTTATGGTAATTTACGTGATTATGGTTTGGCAGATAAAAAATACGTTGCACAGCAATTGGCAAATAAACATAAGTTTATTGATATTGAAAAAGTAGGAATTTATGGCCATTCAGGAGGTGGTTTTATGTCTACAGCAGCAATGTTGGTATATCCAGATTTCTTTAAAGCGGCTGTTTCATCTGCAGGAAATCATGATAATAATGTTTACAATTCTTGGTGGAGTGAAACGCATCATGGAGTTAAAGAAGAAATCGATGAGAAGGGTAAAATTTCTCATAAATACAAAATCGATGACAATCAATCTTTAGCTAAAAACTTAAAAGGACATTTAATGTTAATTCATGGAGATATGGATAACAATGTGCATCCTGCAGGAACTATAAGAATGGCAAATGAATTAATTAAAGCTAAGAAACGTTTTAAATTTATGATTATGCCAGGTCAAAGACATGGTTTTGGTAGAATGACAGAATATTCTTTTTGGTTAAGAGCAGATCATTTTAGTAAATATTTGTTAGGTGAAGAAAACATGGATGTAGATTTTATGTTTATGAATATGGATGAACCTAAAAATAGATAG
- a CDS encoding nucleoside deaminase: MIEPFDDTYFMKKAYQEAEIAFDKGEIPVGAVIVLNNQIIARAHNLTETLNDVTAHAEMQAFTAAANFLGGKYLKDCILYVTLEPCQMCAGASYWSQIQRIVYGASEPKRGFVNLGTQLHPKTKVTSGVLENDCSLLLKRFFIEKRNLN, translated from the coding sequence ATGATTGAACCTTTTGATGATACTTATTTCATGAAAAAAGCCTATCAAGAAGCAGAAATTGCTTTTGATAAAGGTGAAATTCCTGTTGGTGCTGTAATTGTGTTAAACAATCAAATAATTGCAAGAGCGCATAATTTAACAGAAACCTTAAATGATGTAACTGCACATGCAGAAATGCAGGCTTTTACAGCAGCAGCTAATTTTTTGGGTGGTAAATATTTAAAAGATTGCATTTTATATGTAACTCTAGAGCCTTGCCAAATGTGTGCAGGTGCAAGTTATTGGTCTCAAATTCAAAGAATTGTGTATGGTGCTTCAGAACCAAAAAGAGGTTTTGTGAATCTTGGTACACAATTGCATCCAAAAACAAAAGTAACATCAGGGGTTTTAGAAAATGATTGTTCTTTGCTGTTAAAAAGATTTTTTATTGAGAAAAGAAACCTGAACTAA